A stretch of the Amycolatopsis sp. BJA-103 genome encodes the following:
- a CDS encoding SDR family oxidoreductase: protein MSLADFESPVRTASLEDVARVAAFAASDHARGMTATALNISCGTMVD from the coding sequence ATGTCGTTGGCGGACTTCGAAAGCCCGGTCCGGACGGCGTCCTTGGAGGATGTCGCCCGGGTCGCCGCCTTCGCCGCTTCGGACCACGCGCGCGGCATGACGGCGACGGCACTGAACATCAGTTGCGGCACGATGGTCGACTGA